A stretch of Natronococcus sp. CG52 DNA encodes these proteins:
- the pepF gene encoding oligoendopeptidase F, whose amino-acid sequence MSSVPERSEIDEEYTWDLESIYATDDDWEAAYEAVAERVAELEAYEGQATHDAETLQTVLELRDEIMREVSTVFSYARMRSDEDTTDQEYQAMSARAQSLAADAQSAASFIEPELQELTREEFEAMVDEEPELETYEHYVDDVLRMKLHTRSAEVEALLADLSEVTGATGEVYNMLSNADMSFPTVEDPDGEPVEITQSNVTNLLKRSDREFRREVYEGYFDEWSDVRNTVAASYKNSVKADVKMAQARNYDTAREAALDGPNVPVDVYDNLVDSVNDNLDKLHRHAELKREALEVDELQMWDLYMPLTADEGPDVEYDRATEYIVDALEPLGEEYQSSVAEGLESRWVDVYENEGKQSGAYSGGTYDTQPFILMNYQDDIASMYTLAHELGHSMHSELTKEEQPYVYSDYEIFVAEVASTVNEALLTNHLLGTVEDPEFRKHVLNEFLERVRSTLYRQTLFAEFEHEAHRLEEEGEPLTADRLDEIYGGLKETYYEPAAIDDRIPREWMRIPHFYRAFYVYQYSTGISAALAIVDNIAENGESAAEDYLEFLRRGSREYPLELLRIAGVDMSSSEPIDRALATYGERLEEMESLVA is encoded by the coding sequence ATGAGTTCCGTTCCAGAGCGCTCCGAGATCGACGAGGAATACACCTGGGATCTCGAGAGCATCTACGCGACCGACGACGACTGGGAGGCAGCCTACGAGGCGGTCGCCGAGCGCGTCGCCGAACTCGAAGCGTACGAGGGGCAGGCGACCCACGACGCCGAGACGCTGCAGACCGTCCTCGAACTTCGCGACGAGATCATGCGCGAGGTGTCGACCGTCTTCTCCTACGCCCGGATGCGAAGCGACGAGGACACGACCGACCAGGAGTACCAGGCCATGTCCGCCCGCGCACAGTCGCTCGCGGCGGACGCCCAGTCGGCAGCTTCCTTTATCGAGCCCGAACTCCAGGAGTTGACCCGCGAGGAGTTCGAGGCGATGGTCGACGAGGAACCCGAACTCGAGACCTACGAACACTACGTCGACGACGTGTTGCGGATGAAACTCCACACGCGTTCCGCGGAGGTCGAGGCGCTGCTCGCCGATCTGAGCGAAGTAACGGGGGCAACGGGCGAGGTGTACAACATGCTCTCGAACGCGGACATGTCGTTCCCGACGGTCGAGGATCCCGACGGTGAGCCCGTCGAGATCACCCAGAGCAACGTTACGAACCTGCTCAAGCGATCCGACCGCGAGTTCCGCCGGGAGGTCTACGAGGGCTACTTCGACGAGTGGAGCGACGTCCGCAACACGGTCGCCGCCTCCTACAAGAACAGCGTCAAGGCCGACGTCAAGATGGCCCAGGCTCGCAACTACGACACCGCACGCGAGGCCGCCCTCGACGGGCCGAACGTTCCCGTCGACGTCTACGACAATCTCGTCGACAGCGTCAACGACAATCTCGACAAACTACACCGCCACGCCGAACTCAAACGCGAGGCGCTCGAGGTCGACGAGCTGCAGATGTGGGACCTCTACATGCCCCTGACGGCCGACGAGGGGCCGGACGTCGAGTACGACCGGGCGACCGAGTACATCGTCGACGCGCTCGAGCCGCTCGGCGAGGAGTACCAGTCGAGCGTCGCCGAGGGCCTCGAGTCCCGGTGGGTCGACGTCTACGAGAACGAGGGCAAACAGTCGGGTGCGTATTCGGGTGGCACCTACGACACGCAGCCGTTCATCCTGATGAACTACCAGGACGACATCGCCTCGATGTACACCCTGGCCCACGAACTCGGCCACTCGATGCACTCCGAACTCACGAAGGAGGAACAGCCCTACGTCTACTCGGACTACGAGATCTTCGTGGCCGAGGTCGCCAGCACCGTCAACGAGGCGCTGCTGACGAACCACTTGCTCGGGACGGTCGAGGACCCCGAGTTCCGAAAGCACGTTCTCAACGAGTTCCTCGAACGCGTCCGCTCGACGCTCTACCGCCAGACGCTGTTCGCGGAGTTCGAACACGAGGCGCACCGACTCGAGGAGGAGGGCGAGCCGCTCACCGCCGACCGACTCGACGAGATCTACGGCGGGCTCAAGGAGACCTACTACGAACCGGCCGCGATCGACGACCGGATCCCCCGCGAGTGGATGCGCATTCCGCACTTCTACCGCGCGTTCTACGTCTATCAGTACTCGACGGGGATCTCCGCCGCGCTAGCGATCGTCGACAACATCGCCGAGAACGGCGAGTCCGCCGCCGAGGACTACCTCGAGTTCCTCCGGCGGGGCTCCCGGGAGTACCCCCTCGAGTTGCTGCGGATCGCCGGCGTCGACATGAGTTCCTCCGAACCGATCGACCGCGCACTCGCGACCTACGGCGAGCGCCTCGAGGAAATGGAATCGCTCGTCGCGTAA
- a CDS encoding M28 family peptidase produces the protein MNENGAAERSSTLESALGRAWSDDRSWNLLTRLTELPDRMGGSAGEREGAEIVRDSLSAAGVADVRIDEFPMQHWQRGQTEFAVVGSETAADDDIDEASGVDRSFDAIALPYSPAGNVEGPLVDVGYGTPEEIDEADLRGGIAVASTTTPPGQRFVHRMEKFGHAVAAGAEAFVFANHVPGQLPPTGALKFNAEAAVPGAGVSAETHDWLTEYAERGARGRLRVDASTEDGSSQNVHGAVGPETNEEVIVLAHYDAHDIAEGALDNGCGIATAVGAASILAAIEDDLECQVRIAGVGCEEIGLLGAEAMAEETNLESVRAVVNVDGAGRFRNLKALSHASEPLAELTDEVAEAFGQPVVHDPDPHPFSDHWPFLRAGVPSLQLHSEPADGGERGRGWGHTAADTRDKVEPRNLREHAMLTALLVRELTRTSAARVSTEELRERFEEQDYVPGMRAAEVWPTAWE, from the coding sequence ATGAACGAGAACGGGGCGGCGGAGCGCAGTTCGACGCTCGAGTCCGCGCTCGGTCGGGCGTGGTCGGACGATCGCTCGTGGAACTTGCTGACGCGACTGACCGAACTTCCCGACCGGATGGGCGGCTCGGCGGGCGAACGGGAAGGCGCCGAAATCGTCCGCGATAGCCTTTCGGCGGCGGGAGTCGCGGACGTTCGGATCGACGAGTTCCCTATGCAGCACTGGCAACGAGGGCAGACCGAGTTCGCCGTCGTCGGGAGCGAGACGGCGGCCGACGACGACATCGACGAGGCGAGCGGAGTCGACCGCTCGTTCGACGCGATCGCGCTCCCCTACTCGCCGGCGGGCAACGTCGAAGGCCCGCTGGTCGACGTCGGCTACGGGACCCCCGAAGAGATCGACGAGGCCGACCTGCGAGGTGGAATCGCGGTCGCGAGTACGACGACGCCTCCGGGACAGCGATTCGTCCACCGAATGGAGAAGTTCGGTCACGCGGTCGCCGCGGGCGCGGAAGCGTTCGTCTTCGCCAACCACGTCCCCGGCCAGCTGCCGCCGACGGGTGCGTTGAAGTTCAACGCCGAAGCCGCGGTGCCGGGCGCGGGCGTGAGCGCCGAAACGCACGACTGGCTCACGGAGTACGCCGAACGCGGCGCTCGAGGGCGCCTTCGCGTGGACGCCTCGACGGAGGACGGCTCGAGCCAGAACGTCCACGGCGCAGTAGGGCCAGAGACGAACGAGGAAGTGATCGTCCTCGCCCACTACGACGCCCACGACATCGCGGAGGGAGCGCTCGATAACGGCTGCGGCATCGCGACCGCGGTCGGTGCGGCGTCGATCCTCGCGGCGATCGAGGACGACCTCGAGTGCCAGGTGCGAATCGCCGGCGTCGGCTGCGAAGAGATCGGACTGCTCGGCGCCGAGGCGATGGCGGAGGAGACGAATCTCGAGTCAGTTCGCGCGGTCGTCAACGTCGACGGCGCCGGCCGGTTCCGCAACCTGAAGGCGCTCTCGCACGCCTCGGAGCCGCTCGCGGAGCTAACCGACGAGGTGGCTGAGGCGTTCGGACAGCCGGTCGTCCACGATCCGGATCCGCACCCGTTCAGCGATCACTGGCCGTTCCTGCGCGCCGGCGTCCCCTCGCTTCAGCTTCACAGCGAGCCGGCCGACGGCGGCGAGCGGGGGCGCGGCTGGGGACACACGGCGGCGGACACTCGCGACAAGGTCGAGCCGCGGAACCTGCGCGAACACGCCATGCTGACGGCGCTGCTGGTCCGCGAACTGACGCGGACGTCCGCGGCGCGCGTTTCGACGGAGGAACTCCGCGAGCGGTTCGAGGAGCAGGATTACGTGCCGGGGATGCGCGCGGCCGAAGTCTGGCCGACGGCGTGGGAGTAG
- the truA gene encoding tRNA pseudouridine(38-40) synthase TruA, translated as MPTRAFRIAYDGTDYRGFQRQPDVPTVEDAIFDALRALEVLAPDADKPAGYAAAGRTDAGVSALAQTIGLEAPDWLTPRAFNGELPAGIRSWAADDAPASFHATHHAARREYTYHLYAPPAKRRDGTKTPSTRDTVDDDRFRDACDALSGRHDFHNLTPDDHNTERSPTLEATRDGDYLAVTVTAGGFARELVRRLVSLALAVGAGAESFDKLERALDPEPLPGHEGIAPAPPEPLVLTDVDYPALAFEIDERAAASARSVFDERRLERRTGARVAGQLRDGME; from the coding sequence ATGCCGACGCGCGCGTTCCGGATCGCCTACGACGGGACCGACTACCGCGGCTTCCAGCGCCAGCCCGACGTCCCGACCGTCGAGGACGCGATTTTCGACGCGCTCCGGGCGCTCGAGGTCCTCGCTCCCGACGCGGACAAACCCGCCGGCTACGCCGCGGCCGGCCGAACCGACGCCGGCGTCTCCGCGCTCGCCCAGACGATCGGACTCGAGGCGCCCGACTGGCTCACGCCGCGGGCGTTCAACGGGGAACTTCCCGCCGGAATCCGGTCGTGGGCGGCCGACGACGCGCCCGCGTCGTTCCACGCGACGCACCACGCGGCTCGTCGCGAGTACACGTATCACCTGTACGCGCCGCCTGCAAAACGCCGCGATGGAACGAAGACGCCGTCGACTCGCGATACCGTCGACGACGACCGGTTCCGCGACGCCTGCGACGCCCTCTCCGGCAGACACGACTTCCACAACCTCACGCCCGACGACCACAACACCGAGCGGTCGCCGACGCTCGAGGCGACGCGCGACGGGGACTACCTCGCCGTCACCGTCACGGCGGGCGGCTTCGCCCGCGAACTCGTCCGACGACTCGTCTCGCTCGCGCTGGCGGTCGGCGCCGGTGCGGAATCGTTCGACAAACTCGAGCGAGCGCTGGATCCCGAGCCGCTGCCCGGTCACGAGGGGATCGCACCCGCTCCTCCCGAACCGCTCGTCCTGACCGACGTCGACTACCCCGCTCTCGCGTTCGAGATCGACGAGCGGGCCGCGGCGAGCGCGCGGTCGGTGTTCGACGAGCGCCGTCTCGAGCGACGGACGGGCGCGCGGGTGGCCGGGCAGTTGAGAGACGGAATGGAGTGA
- a CDS encoding glutathione S-transferase N-terminal domain-containing protein, protein MLELYQAESCPHSTEVREKLTGLGCSYVVHNPRLPGDEGGDVLNEQTHRALTDLGGEDSIPFLVDTDREEQLYESEDIVDYLEEHYG, encoded by the coding sequence ATGCTCGAACTGTACCAGGCCGAGAGCTGTCCGCACAGCACCGAGGTCCGCGAGAAGCTCACCGGACTCGGCTGCTCGTACGTCGTCCACAACCCGCGACTGCCCGGCGACGAGGGCGGCGACGTACTCAACGAGCAGACGCACCGTGCGCTGACCGACCTCGGCGGGGAGGACTCGATCCCGTTTCTCGTCGACACGGATCGGGAAGAACAGCTGTACGAGAGCGAGGATATCGTCGACTATCTCGAGGAACACTACGGCTGA
- a CDS encoding creatininase family protein, with amino-acid sequence MTDDSIDGATPDEPYRVAEMTWQEIEAALERTSTLLVPVGNTEQHGHHLPLGVDVYMPDALAERVAERSPALLAPPIWYGVSPHHTFKPGTFTLSSETFQRYVADVCASAGRWGIENVVLLNGHYLAQDPELEVVVRKLRTEHGIEAFHAPLVNLFAEVAEEIRTGDVSFHASEFETSIMLELLPELVHMDRAERVDPPEESLPLTDYDALGDNKVGWALTAEAMDELTHTGNVGDPTVATAEKGEALVAAAVSELRRLVDALEDTD; translated from the coding sequence ATGACCGACGACTCGATCGACGGTGCGACGCCCGACGAGCCGTACCGCGTCGCGGAGATGACCTGGCAGGAGATCGAGGCGGCCCTCGAGCGCACCTCGACGCTGCTCGTCCCGGTCGGCAACACCGAACAGCACGGCCACCACCTCCCGCTCGGCGTCGACGTCTACATGCCCGACGCGCTCGCCGAGCGCGTCGCCGAGCGCAGTCCCGCGCTGCTCGCGCCGCCGATCTGGTACGGCGTCAGTCCCCACCACACGTTCAAACCGGGGACGTTTACGCTCTCCTCGGAGACGTTTCAGCGCTACGTCGCGGACGTCTGCGCGTCCGCCGGCCGGTGGGGGATCGAGAACGTCGTCCTGCTCAACGGTCACTACCTCGCGCAGGATCCCGAACTCGAGGTCGTCGTCCGCAAACTGCGGACCGAACACGGCATCGAGGCGTTCCACGCGCCGCTCGTGAACCTCTTCGCGGAGGTCGCCGAGGAGATCCGCACCGGCGACGTCTCCTTTCACGCCTCCGAGTTCGAGACCAGCATCATGCTCGAACTGCTGCCGGAACTCGTCCACATGGACCGCGCCGAGCGGGTGGATCCGCCCGAGGAATCGCTTCCGCTCACCGACTACGACGCGCTCGGCGACAACAAGGTCGGCTGGGCGCTCACCGCGGAGGCTATGGACGAACTGACTCACACCGGGAACGTCGGCGATCCGACCGTCGCGACCGCGGAGAAAGGCGAGGCGCTCGTCGCCGCCGCGGTCTCGGAGCTGCGTCGGCTCGTCGACGCGCTCGAGGACACTGACTGA
- a CDS encoding sulfatase family protein — MASPNVVLVHCHDLGQYLGCYGAAVDTPRIDELAGDGVRFDRHFVTAPQCSPSRSSLVTGRHPHQNGMLGLAHGNWEIGPDESLLPVCLGEAGYETHRFGLQHVTEHPDRLGYDREHVEESLRVNTPPSVHETARARAVADDVSTVLSAGDYDDPFFASVGFFELHRVEDGDGFGFEPDRYDPPDPDTVEPLPFLPDRPGIRSDIAEAQGMLEALDDAVGTILDALETAGIADETLVVFTTEHGVAFPRAKGCCYDPGIEAALLMRYPNVLENGRVVDDLVSNVDVFPTLLEFAGAEIPENLAGRSLGPLLTHETTVASDDRGEYAPRERVFAGMTWHDRYNPIRVVRTDRYKYIRNFWHLPEIYLTRDIYESDAGREVREEYYCEQRPYEELYDLENDPDERENLADDPDHDAIRTRLRDDLVEWMLETDDPLLEGPVVPSDWEEIYPRMGADRD, encoded by the coding sequence ATGGCATCGCCAAACGTGGTTCTCGTTCACTGCCACGATCTGGGGCAGTATCTGGGCTGTTACGGCGCGGCCGTTGACACACCCCGGATCGACGAACTCGCCGGAGATGGCGTTCGGTTCGACCGCCACTTCGTCACGGCGCCCCAGTGCTCGCCCAGCCGTTCGAGTCTCGTGACCGGGCGTCACCCCCACCAGAACGGGATGCTGGGACTCGCACACGGCAACTGGGAGATCGGACCGGACGAGTCGCTGCTTCCGGTGTGCCTCGGCGAGGCCGGCTACGAGACCCACCGGTTCGGGCTCCAGCACGTTACGGAGCACCCCGACAGGCTCGGCTACGACCGGGAACACGTCGAAGAGTCCCTGCGGGTGAACACGCCGCCGTCGGTCCACGAGACGGCCCGCGCTCGAGCGGTGGCCGACGACGTCTCGACGGTGCTCTCCGCGGGCGACTACGACGATCCGTTCTTCGCGTCCGTCGGCTTCTTCGAACTTCACCGGGTCGAGGACGGGGACGGCTTCGGGTTCGAACCCGACCGCTACGATCCGCCCGATCCGGACACGGTCGAACCCCTCCCATTTCTCCCCGATCGTCCCGGCATTCGCAGCGACATCGCCGAAGCTCAGGGGATGCTCGAGGCGCTCGACGACGCCGTCGGGACGATCCTCGATGCGCTCGAGACCGCCGGAATCGCCGACGAGACGCTCGTCGTCTTCACGACCGAACACGGGGTAGCGTTCCCGCGGGCGAAGGGGTGCTGTTACGATCCCGGTATCGAGGCCGCCCTGCTGATGCGCTATCCGAACGTCCTCGAGAACGGCCGCGTCGTCGACGACCTGGTGAGCAACGTCGACGTCTTCCCGACGCTGCTCGAGTTCGCGGGCGCCGAAATTCCCGAGAACCTCGCCGGACGAAGTCTCGGTCCCCTCCTGACCCACGAGACCACGGTCGCCTCCGACGACCGCGGCGAGTACGCGCCTCGAGAGCGAGTGTTCGCCGGGATGACCTGGCACGATCGGTACAACCCGATACGGGTGGTCCGGACCGATCGCTACAAGTACATTCGAAACTTCTGGCACCTGCCCGAGATCTACCTGACGCGGGACATCTACGAGAGCGACGCCGGTCGCGAGGTCCGCGAGGAGTACTACTGCGAGCAGCGACCGTACGAGGAACTGTACGATCTCGAGAACGATCCCGACGAGCGTGAGAACCTCGCCGACGACCCCGACCACGACGCGATCCGGACCCGGCTACGGGACGACCTCGTGGAGTGGATGCTCGAAACGGACGATCCGCTGCTCGAGGGTCCCGTCGTCCCCAGCGACTGGGAGGAGATTTACCCGCGGATGGGCGCCGATCGCGACTAG
- a CDS encoding sulfatase: protein MDESNGRDDESHTSVRNVVFVVFDTARAKSASDETTPALTALADEGTVFENAFATAPWTLPSHASLFTGLYPSEHGAHGGHTYLDENLRTLSESFADSGYETIGISNNTWITEEFGFDRGFDDLRKGWQYIQSDADMGAVVRGEDLNEKLQATRNRLFDGNPLVNAANILYSEVFQPAGDDGADRSTTWIRNWLESRSDDRPFFLFCNFIEPHVEYDPPREYAERFLPDDASYEDATAVRQDPRAYDCEDYDITEREFRLLRGLYRAELAYVDDQLAQLREALTAAGEWEDTLLVVCGDHGENIGEHGFFGHQYNLYDTLTNVPLVLHGGPFTDGGRRQDLVQLLDIPATLLETVGIDDPKLIEQGHGRSMHPDSDAAERDAVFSEYVAPQPSIERLEARFGEIPDRVRAFDRRLRAVRTSDYKYVRGDDGFERLHDVERDPSERNDVTAERPEQVRTLRERLEEQFDPLAEADAGEKVAMREGTKDRLADLGYL from the coding sequence ATGGACGAATCCAACGGGCGTGATGACGAATCACACACTTCTGTGCGGAACGTCGTTTTCGTGGTCTTCGACACGGCTCGAGCGAAAAGTGCGAGTGACGAAACGACGCCGGCGTTGACGGCGCTCGCTGACGAGGGGACGGTTTTCGAGAACGCGTTCGCGACCGCGCCGTGGACGTTGCCCTCGCACGCCTCGTTGTTCACCGGGCTGTACCCATCCGAGCACGGCGCCCACGGCGGACACACGTATCTGGACGAAAATCTCCGAACGCTCTCGGAATCCTTCGCGGACTCGGGATACGAGACGATCGGCATCTCGAACAACACCTGGATCACCGAGGAGTTCGGCTTCGACCGCGGATTCGACGACCTCCGGAAGGGGTGGCAGTACATTCAGTCCGACGCCGACATGGGTGCGGTCGTCCGGGGCGAGGACTTGAACGAGAAGCTCCAGGCCACCCGCAACCGGCTCTTCGACGGCAATCCGCTCGTCAACGCCGCGAACATCCTCTACAGCGAGGTGTTCCAGCCGGCCGGCGACGACGGCGCCGATCGCTCGACCACGTGGATTCGGAACTGGCTCGAGAGCCGGAGCGACGACCGACCGTTCTTCCTGTTCTGTAACTTCATCGAACCCCACGTCGAGTACGATCCGCCGCGGGAGTACGCGGAGCGGTTCCTGCCCGACGACGCGAGCTACGAGGACGCGACCGCGGTCAGGCAGGACCCGCGGGCCTACGACTGCGAGGACTACGACATCACCGAACGGGAGTTCCGCCTCCTCCGCGGCCTCTACCGGGCCGAACTCGCGTACGTCGACGACCAGCTCGCACAGCTCCGGGAGGCGCTGACGGCGGCCGGCGAGTGGGAGGACACGCTACTGGTCGTCTGCGGCGACCACGGCGAGAACATCGGCGAACACGGCTTCTTCGGCCACCAGTACAACCTCTACGACACGCTAACCAACGTTCCCCTGGTGCTTCACGGCGGCCCCTTCACCGACGGCGGGCGTCGGCAGGATCTCGTGCAACTGCTCGATATCCCTGCGACGCTGCTCGAGACGGTCGGCATCGACGATCCGAAACTGATCGAGCAGGGACACGGCCGATCGATGCACCCCGACAGCGACGCTGCCGAGCGGGACGCCGTCTTCTCCGAGTACGTCGCACCGCAGCCCTCGATCGAGCGGCTCGAGGCCCGCTTCGGCGAGATTCCCGACCGAGTCCGCGCGTTCGACCGTCGCCTCCGGGCCGTCCGCACGAGCGACTACAAGTACGTCCGCGGCGACGACGGCTTCGAACGGCTGCACGACGTCGAACGCGATCCGTCCGAGCGAAACGACGTCACGGCCGAGCGGCCGGAGCAGGTTCGAACCCTGCGCGAGCGACTCGAGGAGCAGTTCGATCCGCTCGCGGAGGCCGACGCGGGCGAGAAGGTCGCGATGCGCGAGGGAACGAAGGATCGTCTGGCGGACCTCGGTTACCTCTGA
- a CDS encoding heavy metal translocating P-type ATPase, translated as MSDPHAAEGRCRLCGAPLSETAVTAFGDAFCSSGCRDVHDALGEPADSDRERADDGTDRQRSNGERARNGPNDETETEPSSAFFRIDGMHSALCESYLEAVAGARDGVVDATASYVTETVRVDYEPERVSTDELRDALSTVGYTAYRRDEADADEETTGGTQRSREMTGLRKRRTDDVLELRYIVGVVFGSFLLVPYVTVFYPVYLSSFLQWEFFRRYEEVFATFDAVLFLPLFLTLAGAVLYLTGMPLLRGAYVGLKLRRANTHLLATLTIVSAYAYGTLAFVLERNDVYYDLTIVVAATVMAAVFYEATIKRRALDRLTELTVSQVDEARRLGADGTTSDVPVEELTAGDRVLVRQGERIPVDGVLAESTCTVDEAVVTGESLPVSKRAGDDVVGGSLVTGGAAIVETGTETRSSIEQLTESVWNLQSATHGVQRRADRFAAALVPLVVVAAVAVGAVRFALEGDATSTAMAVLLTVIVASPWALGLAAPVSVASSVRDAMAHGVVVFDETVFERLRGVDVVVFDKTGTLTTGEMRVLEADAPAALIRAASALEAHASHPAATAIANANTNAAAREDDGHEGDDRGRSRTDGGSVSGVSDDPPNVREFRSHATGAEGVVDGQRLLVGHPDLFRERGWTLEPSLESRVAEARSRGRLPVVVGRDGRAAGAIVVGDEPRREWTETVSGLRDAGMDVVVLTGDHAAASEFVERHTDVTHVFADVPPTGKTAAIRRLAADQRVAMVGDGTNDAPALAAADLGISLGGGTALAADAADLAILEDDLAAVERAFALSTAADRRVTQNLGLAFVYNAIAIPVALLGILNPLVTAAGLAVTVLLIVANVSRPLIGNR; from the coding sequence GTGAGTGACCCTCACGCAGCGGAAGGTCGGTGTCGGCTCTGCGGGGCACCACTCTCCGAGACCGCCGTCACTGCGTTCGGCGACGCGTTCTGCTCGAGCGGCTGTCGAGACGTTCACGACGCCCTCGGGGAACCGGCTGATAGCGACCGAGAGAGAGCGGACGACGGAACCGATCGGCAGCGTTCGAACGGTGAGCGCGCACGGAACGGTCCGAACGATGAGACCGAGACCGAACCCAGCAGCGCGTTCTTCCGTATCGACGGGATGCACTCCGCCCTGTGTGAGTCGTACCTGGAGGCGGTCGCCGGCGCACGCGACGGCGTCGTCGACGCCACGGCGAGCTACGTGACGGAAACCGTTCGGGTCGACTACGAACCGGAGCGCGTCTCGACGGACGAGCTTCGAGACGCGCTCAGCACGGTCGGCTACACCGCGTACCGCCGCGACGAGGCCGATGCGGACGAAGAGACGACGGGCGGAACCCAGCGATCGCGCGAGATGACCGGACTCCGGAAGCGGCGGACGGACGACGTCCTCGAGCTTCGGTACATCGTCGGCGTCGTCTTCGGATCCTTTCTGCTGGTTCCGTACGTCACGGTCTTCTACCCGGTCTATCTCTCGTCGTTTCTCCAGTGGGAGTTCTTCCGGCGTTACGAGGAAGTGTTCGCGACGTTCGACGCGGTGCTGTTTCTGCCGCTGTTTCTCACCCTGGCGGGCGCCGTCCTCTATCTGACCGGGATGCCGCTCCTGCGCGGCGCGTACGTCGGGCTGAAACTGCGACGGGCGAACACGCACCTGCTGGCCACCCTCACGATCGTCAGCGCCTACGCCTACGGCACGCTCGCGTTCGTCCTCGAGCGAAACGACGTCTACTACGACCTGACGATCGTCGTCGCGGCGACCGTGATGGCCGCGGTCTTCTACGAGGCGACGATCAAGCGGCGCGCGCTCGACCGGCTCACCGAACTCACGGTGTCGCAGGTCGACGAGGCCCGTCGGCTGGGAGCAGACGGGACGACGAGCGACGTACCGGTCGAGGAGCTGACGGCCGGCGACCGCGTTCTCGTCCGGCAGGGCGAGCGGATTCCGGTCGACGGCGTCCTCGCGGAGAGCACGTGTACCGTCGACGAGGCGGTCGTCACCGGCGAGTCGCTCCCGGTCTCGAAGCGGGCGGGAGACGACGTCGTCGGCGGCTCGCTCGTCACCGGCGGCGCCGCGATCGTCGAGACCGGGACCGAGACGAGAAGCAGTATCGAGCAACTCACCGAGAGCGTCTGGAACCTGCAGAGCGCGACGCACGGCGTCCAGCGGCGGGCGGACCGGTTCGCCGCGGCGCTCGTGCCGCTCGTCGTCGTCGCCGCCGTCGCCGTCGGCGCCGTCCGGTTCGCGCTCGAGGGAGACGCGACCAGCACCGCGATGGCCGTCCTCCTGACCGTGATCGTCGCGAGTCCGTGGGCGCTCGGCCTCGCCGCTCCGGTGTCGGTCGCCTCGAGCGTCCGGGACGCGATGGCCCACGGAGTCGTCGTCTTCGACGAGACCGTCTTCGAACGGCTCCGCGGCGTCGACGTGGTCGTCTTCGACAAGACCGGGACGCTGACGACGGGCGAGATGCGCGTCCTCGAGGCCGACGCGCCCGCGGCGCTGATTCGGGCCGCGAGCGCGCTCGAAGCGCACGCGTCACATCCCGCGGCGACGGCCATCGCGAACGCGAACACGAACGCGGCCGCTCGCGAGGATGACGGTCACGAAGGTGACGACCGCGGTCGATCACGGACGGACGGCGGCTCCGTCAGCGGCGTCTCCGACGACCCGCCGAACGTTCGCGAGTTCCGGAGTCACGCGACCGGTGCGGAGGGCGTCGTCGACGGCCAGCGACTCCTCGTCGGCCACCCCGATCTCTTCCGGGAGCGCGGCTGGACGCTCGAGCCGTCCCTCGAATCGCGGGTCGCGGAGGCGCGAAGTCGCGGTCGGCTTCCCGTCGTCGTCGGGCGAGACGGGCGCGCGGCCGGCGCGATCGTCGTCGGCGACGAGCCACGGAGGGAGTGGACGGAAACCGTCTCGGGACTGCGCGACGCCGGGATGGACGTCGTCGTGCTCACCGGCGACCACGCGGCGGCGAGCGAGTTCGTCGAGCGCCACACCGACGTCACGCACGTCTTCGCCGACGTGCCACCGACGGGGAAGACCGCGGCGATCCGCCGGCTGGCCGCCGACCAGCGGGTGGCGATGGTCGGCGACGGAACGAACGACGCGCCGGCGCTCGCCGCGGCGGACCTGGGAATCTCGCTCGGCGGCGGAACCGCGCTGGCCGCCGACGCGGCCGACCTCGCGATCCTCGAGGACGATCTCGCCGCCGTCGAGCGCGCGTTCGCATTATCGACCGCCGCCGACCGGCGCGTCACGCAGAACCTCGGGCTGGCGTTCGTCTACAACGCGATCGCGATTCCGGTCGCACTGCTGGGGATTCTGAACCCGCTGGTCACGGCCGCGGGCCTCGCCGTGACCGTGTTACTGATCGTCGCGAACGTCTCGCGGCCACTGATCGGGAACCGCTGA